The Alteromonas mediterranea DE genome contains the following window.
AAAATGGGGCGTTTGGTTTAAACGAGACCCTAATATGCAGCTTACCTACTCAGGCCCAGATAGAGCTATTGGCATGCGCTCGGTATGGGAAAGCGAGACTGAGGGAAATGGCGAAATGGAGATTACTCAATTAGAGCACAATAAACGTGTACTTTACCGTTTGTATTTCCCAGATTTTGACATGGGCTCTTCGGGGATAGTAGAAATAAAGCCAACGGCAGGTGGTACGTTAGTTACTTGGAGGGATGAAGGGACGGTAGACAATAATCCAATCAATCGATATTTCGCTTTATTAATGGACGGCATGATTGGACCGGACTTCGAGATGGGTTTAGAGAACTTAAAGATACTAGTAGAGAATGATGTGTAACTGAGGCAGCGTTATGATCTTATTATCGAAAAGTGCCGTAATTAAACACAAAAAATAGCGGTACACATCCGGCTTAATGAAACCAAAAAATCAACTCATAGCGGGCTTGTCTTTCAACAAGCTTGCGGACCTTTTAATTTCAGCAAAAACCACTTTGACAGCCCTTCTTTTGAGCGTTGGTGCGCCGATTTGGATGATCGGTTGGTTAGTGCCCATTAGAGAGTCTGGAGCTCTCCTTCCTCAGGTTCTAATAAGCATATATCTGCGTAAACACCCAAAGAGACACATAGTGTGGCGGGTGGGTATGTTGGTTCAGTCTCTTGCTGTCATTGGAATGCTTGTTTCTGCCACACTCTTATCTGGTGCCAAAGCGGGAGCATGCATACTTGCCTCACTTGTATTGTTAAGTCTAGGGCGCTCAGCTTGTTCACTTACGGTAAAAGATATGGAGGCTGATGTAGCGAGAAAGGGGCAGCGAGGAAATCTGATTGGCGTCGCTTCAACGGTATCTGGAGTAATAACGCTTCTCATAGCTATACCCTTAGCGCTCTATGAGGGGGCTTTTTCTTCTAATACGCTTATGGTCATTTTGTGTGTGAGTGTCTTGGCCTTTCTTGTAACATTAGTATGTGTCTGGCCAATCAAAACAAACGTAGAATTAGATGACAGTTCAGACGGTGCCATGGGCATTGATTTTGATTCGACGGTGTACAAGTTTATATTCGTTAGAGGCCTATTCGTTCACTCTGCGTTAGTTGCTCCTTATTTCATGCTT
Protein-coding sequences here:
- a CDS encoding SRPBCC family protein; the protein is MGVLKKLLIVFGAVIAIFVISSFFIPKDYSVERTITIDAEPSDVYPYVVDLREWKKWGVWFKRDPNMQLTYSGPDRAIGMRSVWESETEGNGEMEITQLEHNKRVLYRLYFPDFDMGSSGIVEIKPTAGGTLVTWRDEGTVDNNPINRYFALLMDGMIGPDFEMGLENLKILVENDV
- a CDS encoding MFS transporter; the protein is MKPKNQLIAGLSFNKLADLLISAKTTLTALLLSVGAPIWMIGWLVPIRESGALLPQVLISIYLRKHPKRHIVWRVGMLVQSLAVIGMLVSATLLSGAKAGACILASLVLLSLGRSACSLTVKDMEADVARKGQRGNLIGVASTVSGVITLLIAIPLALYEGAFSSNTLMVILCVSVLAFLVTLVCVWPIKTNVELDDSSDGAMGIDFDSTVYKFIFVRGLFVHSALVAPYFMLEKSGEAQELLPIYIGAEALAALLSSIIWGKIADKSAKLTLQASGVLALFACVGLLVLQSTSIVTSALLFFVLSVAHAGVRTGRKTYSLDVKDGHDRTELVGFSNTAIGLVLLGFGAIYAALTPVLSFSVVYIMSAMLLFAIVASLILPNEK